ACCAGCAGCAAGGCGAGCAGAAAAAAGGTGCGCCAAAACAGATTCAGCGCCACGCGCGAGGGCGGCGCTGGCGGGTTTTGTGGCCGCTCCAGCGGTGCGGGGCTGCTGACTTCGGCGCCCTCGTCGGGGGTGGTGGTGCTCATGCGATGAGAGAGGGGGGAGGGAGCGTGGAGGGCTGGCGGCATTCCTGGCCAGGGCTGGGTATTTTGCCCCGCTTCAGCGGGGGGGGGGCGTGCGCGCGCCGTGCAGGCGCAGGGCGCCATCGAGCACCAACAGCGCCACGGCGGCAAAAATGGGCCCGTAGGTGGGCCACTGGCTGGGGGTGATGCGCTCGCCCAACGCCAGCGCCACCAGGGCCAGCAGCACCGGCTCAACGTAGCTCAGCAGCCCGAACAAGCCCAGCGGCAGCAGGCGGCTCGCGGCCATGTACAGCGCCAGCGCCACGGCGCTGACCACGCCCAGCAGCGGCACCAGCAGCCACAGGTGGGGCTGGCCCGCCAGCAGCACCAGGGCGGACGGCGCGCGCAGCACAAACCACAGCGCCGCCGGCAGCAGCAGCACCATGTCCAGCCAATGCCCGGCCAGGTGGTCGCTGCCGAGCCGGCGCCGCAGCACGAAGTAGGCGGTGTAGCCCAGCGCTACCAGCGCGGTTTCCCACGACACGCCGCCCGCGCGCAGCAGCTCGTGCGCCACGCCCAGCGCGGCCAGCGCCGTCGCCAGCCACTGCAGGCGCGAGAGCTGCTCGCGGTACAGCAAGCGCCCGGCGAGCACCATCACCAGCGGCAGCAAAAAATAGCCCAGCGACACCGGCAGCGCCCGCCCCTGCAGCGGCGCCCACAAAAACAGCCACAGCTGCACCCCGAGCAGGGCCGCGCTCAGCAGCAGCAAACCGGCAAACGCTGCCTCGGTACGCGCCTGCGCCAGCAGCTGGCGCAGGGTGCCCGCCTGGCTGCGCCAAAGCAGCA
This DNA window, taken from Acidovorax sp. HDW3, encodes the following:
- the rarD gene encoding EamA family transporter RarD; the protein is MLQGLAASLLASVLFGALYYLAPLLAPLDGEQIFGWRVLMTLPFTSALLLWRSQAGTLRQLLAQARTEAAFAGLLLLSAALLGVQLWLFLWAPLQGRALPVSLGYFLLPLVMVLAGRLLYREQLSRLQWLATALAALGVAHELLRAGGVSWETALVALGYTAYFVLRRRLGSDHLAGHWLDMVLLLPAALWFVLRAPSALVLLAGQPHLWLLVPLLGVVSAVALALYMAASRLLPLGLFGLLSYVEPVLLALVALALGERITPSQWPTYGPIFAAVALLVLDGALRLHGARTPPPR